The window CGTGCCGAAGAACGCGCTCGGGTGCCGCTTCGGCAGCAGGATCTCGCCCTCCTCCGGCGCGATCAGGTCGACGAACTCGTAGCCCTCGTCGGCGATGGTCATGATGCCGGGCACCTTGGCGCCGAGCCGCCCCTGGTCGAACGACTTCTTCGGGGCGACGTAGGGATAGATGACGGGCCAGCCCTTCGCACGGAACAGGGGGAGCAGCCGGGCGACGTTCGCCAGAGCATCCCACCCCACCTCGCCGCAGCTCGTGGTGAAGTCCTGCTCGACCGACTCGAAGAAGGGCTTCGGGGTCATGCCGACGGTGCGGTACTGCGCGTCGATGATGAGCAGCGCGGGCTTCGACCCGATGCCGCTCGGCCGGCCGAAGCCGGCGGCCTCGTAGCGGCGCAGGTCGTCGTCGGTGATGACGTCGTT of the Herbiconiux flava genome contains:
- a CDS encoding isochorismatase family protein, giving the protein MTDSTAPWNDVITDDDLRRYEAAGFGRPSGIGSKPALLIIDAQYRTVGMTPKPFFESVEQDFTTSCGEVGWDALANVARLLPLFRAKGWPVIYPYVAPKKSFDQGRLGAKVPGIMTIADEGYEFVDLIAPEEGEILLPKRHPSAFFGTPLLSFLIERGIDTLVVTGATTSGCVRGTVVDGFSYNFRVLVPHDAVYDRSATVHQVNLFDMGQKYADVASTGEVVELLSGVAPAESAAAPAPAAPADDGAGAR